The genomic stretch GACGGATCTTCTTGCGTGCTTTGCCACATGCGGAAACATTTCATCTCCGGTTAAAGCTGATAAAGTTGGGGCAAAATGTTCGCCTAGAGCTGTAAGCTTCGGACGGACCGTCTCTTTTAATACTTCCATGCGCGCGTCTAAGCCTTCTATTGTAAATGTGTTAAAGTCTTCTTCAGTGAAACGCATTTGTGTCATGATTTTCCTCCTTCATGCTAAGTATACATATTTTATCACAGTTCATACGAGCTTCAAAAAGATTGAGCGCGTTTGAAGTAAGGAGAAATGTGGTAATAAACGAGTAGGTAAACACACAATTTTCAGAATCATGTTGCGCGTAAATAGAACAATCATACGATATAAGAAGTAATCATTGTTGAATGGCAAAATGGGATGCTTTTTTACAAACAAATGATCTCTGGAAGGGGCGAAAGACAATGAGGCAAGTTGTAAAAGAGGGATTTAAGGAAGAGAAAAACAATCGTGTTGCTGTCTGGAGACTAGAGGTTGATTATGAATTGGCAACCCTATATGAAGCAATGCAGAAAGAAAATGAAGAGCAGATTGAACAAAGCAAAAACAAACTTGAGCGACTTAGAAAAGAATGGATTCGTCTTAACGGGTAAAAAAGCGATAGTGAAAACGAACCGCATGAATGGTTCGTTTTTACGTGAGAAGGGATATTTTTCATTTTCCTTGCTTTTTCATTGCCGTTATCAGTATCCTATAAAATAAAAGGTCTACATAGAAGAGAGGTACGAACGAATGACAAATTGGACGGAAATCGATGAGATTGCAAAGAAATGGATAAGAGAAGCAGGCGCGAGAATTACACAATCCATGCATGAAAGCCTGACAATTGAAACGAAATCAAATCCGAATGATTTAGTCACCAATATTGACAAAGAAACCGAAAAGTTTTTCATTGATCGAATTCAAGAAACATTTCCGGGACATCGGATACTCGGTGAAGAGGGGCAAGGAGACAAAATCCACTCACTTGAGGGAGTCGTATGGATTATTGATCCGATTGATGGGACGATGAATTTTGTGCACCAGCAAAGAAATTTTGCGATTTCCATTGGGATTTTTGAAAACGGTGAAGGTAAAATCGGTTTAATTTATGATGTGGTGCACGATGAGTTGTATCACGCATTTAGCGGCAGAGGAGCTTATATGAATGAAACGAAGCTGGCTCCATTAAAAGAAACCGTCATTGAAGAAGCGATTCTTGCCATTAATGCAACATGGGTAACGGAAAACAGAAGAATTGATCAAAGTGTGTTAGCGCCACTTGTGAAAAGAGTCAGAGGCACACGCTCCTACGGTTCTGCCGCTTTAGAGCTGGCAAATGTCGCGGCAGGAAGAATAGATGCTTACATCACGATGCGGCTTGCGCCATGGGACTACGCAGCCGGCTGTGTGCTGTTAAATGAAGTAGGAGGCACCTATACGACCATTGAAGGAGAGCCGTTTACCTTTTTAGAAAACCACAGTGTGCTAGCCGGAAACCCATCTATACATAAAACGATATTTGAAGAGTATCTTCATGCTCGGAAGTAGGCCATTTGAGCAGGATGATCTCAGCTTGTTAGAAAAGCTCGCGGAGGCTCATCCTGTATGGAAAGAGGAGGAGTTTGGAGATAAAGATGCAGAAGACTATATCATTTCCTACTCCATGTACAACGGTTCATGGCTTGTATGGGAAAAAGACGGTATGCCTGTTGCCGTCAGCTACCATCTCGAGTGGTCTCCTTCAAACGGTAAGCCGTGGCTCGGAACGGTCCTGATTGACCCGGCTGAAGAAAAAAAGGGACATGCGAAGATGATCATTGAACAGATCAGCAAATTGCTTAGAGCGAAACATAAAGCGATGTTTGCGGGAGTTCCCATTGAGCGCAGGGAATGGATACTGTTTTTAAGCCAATGCGGCTTTGAACAGCTGAAAACGGAAAAAGATGAGAAAGGCAAATCATTTATGATCTTGGTGAAGCCTTTAGCAGAAGCTGCCGTATGATAATGGCAGCTTATTTGCTGCATGCGGGTTCAATAAAAAGCCTCTCAAACATTGAGAGGCTTCTGATGATTTGAAAATTATTTTTTTACCGCATGAATATAATGAATCGTTTCAAACGCTGACAAATTGTCTTTTCGATTACTAAAGAAAAGGTCATTGATGTCGTCTGGTGATAGATGTTCATAGATCAGTAAACCAGATGACTCTAACAGATGTTCAATCTCTTGATAAGTGAAACATGATTTCATCGGTTCCCCGCTTGCGGCAGCCATCTTCACCATATGTTCAACTCGATTCGACGTCCCTTTTGCTGTAAAAAGTGTTTCGTCCGCATAATCAAAAACAATAGAGCTTCCAGGCGGGACATGAGAAAATAAATTGCTGATCAAGCTTGCATTTTCTTCCCGTGTTACATAATAAGACACTCCGAGAAGGCTGAAGAATGTTTTTGTGTTTTTAAATCCTTCATCTAAGAGAGGATCATACGAAAACGTTTTGGTGAAATCCATAGGAACAAAATGAAGATGACCCGGAATTGTCAGATTTGCATCCTTCAGCTTATTTTTTTTCAATTGCTGTGTGGCCGGATGATCAACCTCGAAAACCTGTAAGCTGTTTTCTAATTCTGGATGCCGAAAGCAGAAAGTATCCAGTCCCGCTCCAAGAATGACATACTGTTTTGCCCCCAGGATTAATTCGTTGTGCAAGACTTTTTCACAATAAGAAGCACGTGCTAGGGGCGTTGGAGACAGCTGGATTTGTGCAACCCATTTTAATATTTTTTCAGGATCATTTTGAAGACGTTCGGCGATCTCTTTGTTGAAAAACGATATTTCTTGAATCATATTTTTACTGATGTCGATAAACTCTTTTTCGTTAATGAGATCTTTTGCGATAAAATCATCAAAAATAAGAGGTGTGTCATATCGGCTGTGATATGCACGGGCAAAAGCTGAAATTAGAGACGTTAAGCTGGACTCATTTTTCCTCATGAAATGATCCTCCACAAAAAATAAGATTCCCCTGGCCAGGAGAATCTTATTATACATACAAATATATTAATAGTAAATTTTAGCATAAATAAATTTTTTTGTCAATGTTTTTGCTCTTAACTGGACGCGCGATCCTTCACATAGCCACGTGACCTGTAGCAGAATTCGTCTATCAATTATGTGGACTGAATCATTAGCTTTTATAAAATGCGCACTTGCGGCTGCATCCCTCTTTATGCAAATCAGGAGCGGTTTTCTGTCTCATGGCAGCATCTTTTCGTCGTTTCAGCTGAGAGAGAAATCAAGATATGTAACAATAAAAGCCTGAGGGATCTCAGGCTTTTCCTAATATTACAATCCAACAGCATTCCAGGCTGCTTCAACTTTAGCGGCATCAGTTGAGCCGTAGAGGTCACGGGCAGACTGAATGAGAGCTGCCTTGGCATCTTTGAACGTGGAAGAAGGCGTGAGGTACGTTGTTAACGCACGGTAATAGATTTGCTGTGATTTAGATACACCAAGTTTTGTGATGGTGTTGTAAGCGGCTTTGTTTGGAATTCCGCTGTTTGTGTGTACACCGCCATAATCGCCTTCATCTGTGTTTGGAAGGTTTCGGTAATTGGCGTAATTGTCAGGCTGGTTGTATTTTGTAGGGTTGGACAGGCTGCGAAGAGCAGGCTGGCTGACCGTAATGTCTTCACCGATGTCCCAGTCTTCTGTATCGTTAAAATACCCGAATACGTCAGAGAAAGACTCGTTTAATGCACCTGGCTGATTTTCATAAATCAAGTTGGCTGTTTCTTGGGTGACGCCATGTGTCATTTCATGCGCTGTCACATCTAATGAGCCGGAAAGCGGAGAGAAGAATGAACCGTCGCCATCACCGTAAATCATCTGGTCTCCTGTCCATGCAGCGTTATTGTATTGAGTGCCGTAGTGAACGGAAGAAACGATTTTACTGCCTTTGTTATCATAGCTGTTTCGTTTAAAGTTTGAATAAAAATAATCGTACACTTTACCGAGGTTATAGTGTGCGTCAACGGCTGCCCGCTGTGATGAAGATGTAAATGTTTTCGTTGTGCTTGAGACAAGCGTGCCCGGAAGGCGGCTTTGTCTGTTTTGCAAATCATATGTGATGATTTGGGTGCCTGTTGGTTTTGAAAGATCTCTTAGAACATATTTTCCGCCTTCATAAGAGATGTTCAAAGGAACAGTTGCGCCCTTTAGCGTTGTTCCGCTTCCAGTGGCGGCGGCATGTTCTACTTTATTTTGCTGTTTTAAAATGCTGCCTGTTTCGGCGTCAACTAAGACTTCCCAGTTTGCAGGTTCAGGCTCGACATAGCGAATCGTCACGTCGTAAGCAAGACGATAGCTGCCGTCTTTTGTTTCTATCGCTTTTAATTCGGCTTTATTGCTGTTTTTGGCCGCTCCGTTAGAAACAGCGTCTGGTGATTTGCCGATAGCTTTGAAAGCGAGTGCCAGCGCTTTTTCAGAAGAGACTTTTTGGCTGTTATCTGTTTTTGCAGCAGATTGATTGTGTAATTCACCATTGACCGCATAGACATTATCGGATTTATCGACGTGAACGATCACTTGCGAATCTTTAATTGGCACTCCGTTAACGACAGGCGCATATCGAAAGTGCTTGTATCCAAGGGCATCAGTCGTGCTTTCAACAAGCTTCAGCCTTTTGGAAGGGTCACCTTTAAAAATGTTGCTGTTCTTTTTCAAAAACTGCTTGACAGCCTTGTCATTTGGTGCAGAGAGTTCTGATTGCGCAATCGCGTTTTTGGAGAGGAAATTTGTTTGATTCTCTTTAAGCTGATGACCTTCAGCAGCCTGAACACCTGGCAGGCTGATTGATAAACTCATAAACGAAGCAGCGACAGCAACAGACAATTTCTTACCTAAACCCACAATAAATCCCCCTTTTTGAAAATACTGAAAACTTTATATTGTTATATTAAACTAGCATTCTGGAATACTCAACAAAAACTAACATAACTAGACAAAATTGATAGTATTGTCCTGTGTTTGTTTTTGTTGAATAATATCAAGATGAGTCAAGTGTCATGTGGTGGTTCATTCAAGAGTTATGTTTTTTACATATCAAGGGGAAGATGAGATATTTTTGTTTCATCTTGAAACTTTTTGAAAAGTCCGCTGTCTAACCGAATGAGGCCTTAATAAGAAGTAAAGGATTGTTGTTCGTGTTGGAGTTATTCAGTCATTATGTATTGCATTTCGAACGTTATTTTATATTAAGCAGACAAAGCACCCTGCTGATTCAATGGTCAATTGTTGTTCTGGCGGGCTTATATCTTTTGGTGCATCATCCCAAAATAAACCGGCAGCGCACAATGTTCTTGGCGGGTGTTATATTGCGGATTGTGCTGCTGGCGGGAGTGTCTGTTGAACTTATTCACCAGGTGCAATCAACAAACTTCACCAGCGCTTACTTAAGAGAGGACGGAAAAGAACTGCTGCCGCTGCTGCATTTTTTGTTATACGGATATGTGCTGCTGACGGCTTTTCACTATATGCTGATGCCGCGTGATCATGGCGGAAAGGGTAAGTTTTATACGTTCGACCTTGCTGTTGTCAGTTTGCCGATCGTACAAATGATTTTTAGTTTCTTTTCGTATTGGAAGGAATACCCGGATGGGATGGAGCCGATTGCATTCGTGTTTCTGTTTTTCATCATCACTCTTCCCATTGCGTTGAATGTAGTGTTTTTCAAGCTGTATTGGAGAACGGATAAGATCTTACTAGGCTTATTTTATACGCTGATTATCGGACTGCTTGTCTTGCTGCTTGCGCCATATCCCAATCAAATCTCAAAAGATTATGGTGCAGTAATGCCATATACGATTTATTTGGCAATGGCGGGATTTTTGATGAGCTATCATCTGTTCCAAAAGTCAGGAAAGGTTTATGTGCGTGTGAATAAGTGGGTGACGATGGCTGTCATGGTGTTTTTTGTCCTGCTGTTAAATCCGATATATAACATAGGAACGGCTGCTTTCGCTGTATCAAAGCCAGCAAATGTCCATGATTCATTCAATTTTGTCGGGGAGCACATTTCATCAGAAAAAGCGGAACAGATACTAAAGTCATTTTTTCCTACGGATGAAACACTTTATTTGCACGATACAAACATGGATGTGCATTATTTCTACTCATTTGAAAGCAAAGGTTACAAAGCTGAGGTAGATGAAGTATCGCAGCTAATTCGTAATTATGAATACTTACAAAAAGCACATGGGAAAAAGCTAACGAATCAGGAGTACAAGCGAAAGTCCATCGCTTTCCTTGAGCGACACGGACGTGTGTTACATAAGGATCATATCGAAACAAAGGTATCTCAAGAAGACGGCCAGACAGTCGTACGTATTTACCTGAAAAATCAACTTCATAAAAAAGATCATGCTGATGATGGCGCGGTATTTTATTGGGAAAAGGAAACCTTAATGGGGTTTAGTGAAGATCCTTCGATTTATCAGCTTGACTCTCTTCTGCATGTTCATATAACGGAACAAGACATTCACGACAAAGTGGAACAAATGTTTACAGCGCTGAACATATCAAAACAGCCTTATCAGATCACTGATATTGAAAGCGACAGCCTGCTTGGAAGCATGGTGAGAGTTGAAACAAAAGTTGGAATTGTTTTGGAATTTGAGGGCGAATCAGGTTGTTTACATAGTCTTTCGCTTCCGATGAAAAAGAATATCTCAATGGCTAACAGCCGGCTGCAGCATCAGATATTATCGATCTTCGATGCTCGTGGATCAGAAAAGAAGAAAAAAAGCAGTCAGGGTGACATGGTGATGTATACTGATTCTTCTAAAACATATGAGTTTGTTGAAGCTCAAGGTCAGCTAAACGTTTATGTATACAGCGATACACCTGATCAGTCATTCCCCTATACGTATCGTAATGGAACATTGGCTTACGAAAAAGTAGCTTCTCTATATCAGGATGTCATTTACAAAAAGCGTATGCGTCCGATTATCGTTCAAAGAGGGGATGAACGGCATTATGCATGGCTGATCATTATTCAGCCGTTTGGTTCAAATCGCCATGATGCCTATGTAGTGGATGGAGAAACACAAGAGGTGAAAAGTCTTTATGAATCATAAAGAAAAAGAGTCTGTTTTTGTAGACTTATACGACCTGTATAAAGAAGGAGAGCTAGAGGATGAATCAATGGAATGGATGAAACAGCATGAATCCCTATTTCAAAAGAATGCGGAAGACTTAAAGAGTAAAACTTGTTTAAAGAGAAGTCCCGGTGCTGAAGAAGAAAGCCAAATCAGATATATGAAAGTATACCTGTCTTCCATGTATATCTGTTTCATTTTATTGGCCATTTGGATGACGGTGTGGTTTTATTTTTAATGAAGCATAGGGATTCCATTGAGGACTTGTATCGGCAGTATTATCAAGAAATTTTAAATTATTTATTCAGAAGGACTCATCATCTTGAAACAGCCAAGGACTTAGCGCAGGACACGTTTGTAAAAGCTCTTAACGGTCTGGCTTCGTTTAGGGGGCATTCTTCCATCAGAACATGGCTCTACACCATTGCGCATCATACCTTTATCAATTGGTACCGAAGGGATGTCAAATACCAATTTACTGAAATCAGCAAAAATGAAGGGTTAACGCAAACAACTTATGACCAGCCTGAACAGTATCTGTCACGGACGGTGAAAAGCGAAACACTGCGGCAGGAGCTCCTGAAGTTAAAAGATCAGCATCAATCCGTTTTGATTTTAAGAGAATTCCAAGAGCTTTCTTATGAAGAAATCGCTGAGATATTAGGATGGAGTCTTTCTAAGGTGAATACCACATTGCACCGGGCTAGATTAGAGCTAAAGAAAAACATGACGAAAAGTAGAGAGGAGGAGCGGATATGACCTGCTTTCTAGTAAGAGACCTGCTTCCTCTGTATCTTGAAGGTGATTGTAAAAGAGAAACGGAACACGTTATAGAAGAGCATTTAAAAATGTGCAGCAGCTGCAGAGACATGTATGACACGATGGCTGAGCCATTTGAATTGGAAAGCGAACAGGCCGTTGAGGAGGCTTATCTGCCGGAAGAAGAACTGCGTTTTAAACAGAGGTACTATGGATTACTGATCATGAAAGCTGCCTGCTGGTTTGGAGCGGCGGTTGCCATGATGCTGATCATCAAACTGCTGATATAAAAAAAGCGCTTGTCCGATTCCGGCAAGCGCTTTTTTACATTAAGCCTGGGGATGAATCATATCGTAAATAGCGGCAAGCTGTTCTTGTGACAGGGCACTGAAGAGTTTTTCATAAACGTCAGCTTGCAGTGGCGTTGCACCTGCTTGTAGCGCTGCGTCTTTATCATAGCTGTACACATCATCTTGTAGCACAATGGCTGCTTGAAGAATGTGAATCTTGAGAGAAACAGCGGAGAAAAATTGTTCAAGTGCAAGTGCTTCTTTTTCTGTGAAGCCAAGTTCAACTGCTTTTTCTGTATCAAATTTGTAATTTCCATCCTCGAGATACACACATTGTGAAACAATGCTGAAAAATTCTGATGTCGATTCCCAGAGTGTAGCAATTACCTGAGCCTCTTCTTTTGTCATTCCTAACTCGACAGCTTTTTCGCTGTCAAAATAATATACACCGTCTTGTTCGTATATACATTGATTTAATATATCAATGAATGTATTGAGATCTTCGTTAGTGCTCGCCTGATGCTGGAGTTGAACAGCAGTGTTATCAACCGGTGTTTTTGCGCTGGCTGCATCAGGACCGAACGTTAATAGAGCAGCTGAGGTCATTGCGGCAGTCGTTAACATAGCTTTTTTTACAAATGTTTTCTTCATGTTTCTTCTCTCCCTTTTATGAATTGTGCTACAAATTCCATTATAGGGAGTAGTTTCCGGTGGAGGAATAGGCGCTATGGTATTTTATGTGTATCGTTGCCGAACTACTTTTTGAAGGCTGCACGTGTGATCGTTAGAACGATTGTCTATGTATGAAGGCTGTTTTGCATCTTCCTGACTAAGAAACAGGGGAGATAAGGCTTAAAGAAATGAAAAACACCGCTTTCTTTGCGGTGTTTTTTGATTACAATGTCGCCGGCGGGGCAATGCTTTTAATCAAGCAAGCCTTGTTCGCGCATTTTCTTTTTTAATGTAAATCCGCCGCCCATGACAGCGCAAACAAGTACAATGCTGGCGATAATGCCTGCAGGGCTTTTTTCAGCGATAAAGACGCCGATCAGCATAATGCTGAAAACCGCTGCAAATGCAAATAATAGTAAAAGCCAATTCATTTTTTTCATAAATTCCATCCCCTTTTACGTCTTATATTAAGTTTACAGAAAAACGTGACGCTTTTAAAGAGGATGTGTGATATAATATGAAAGTTATCTAATTTTTTTAGGAGATGAAAAAGTGAAACTTCGAAATGATCTTCGCAACATCGCGATTATTGCCCACGTTGACCATGGGAAAACGACTCTAGTCGATCAGCTTTTACATCAGGCTGGTACGTTCCGTGCCAACGAACAGGTTGCTGAACGCGCAATGGACTCTAATGATCTTGAACGCGAACGCGGCATTACAATATTGGCGAAAAATACTGCGATTAACTATAAAGATACACGTATCAATATTTTGGACACCCCTGGACATGCAGACTTTGGGGGAGAAGTAGAACGGATTATGAAAATGGTTGACGGCGTAGTGCTTGTCGTTGACGCATATGAAGGCTGTATGCCTCAAACTCGTTTTGTTCTGAAAAAAGCTCTTGAGCAAAACCTGAACCCTGTTGTTGTTGTAAACAAAATTGACCGTGACTTTGCTCGTCCAGAGGAAGTTATCGATGAAGTTCTGGATCTGTTCATTGAGCTTGATGCCAATGAAGAGCAGCTCGAGTTCCCAGTGGTATATGCTTCCGCGATTAATGGAACAGCGAGTCTTGATCCGAAACAACAGGATGAAAACATGGAAGCTTTATATGAAACCATTATTAAGCATGTTCCGGCACCTGTTGATAATGCAGAGGAGCCGCTTCAATTCCAAGTTGCCCTTCTTGACTACAACGACTATGTAGGCCGTATCGGAATCGGACGCGTATTCCGCGGCACAATGAAAGTCGGACAGCAGGTTTCTCTTATGAAGCTTGACGGAACGGCAAAGTCATTCCGTGTTACAAAGATTTTTGGTTTCCAAGGCTTAAAGCGTGTGGAAATTGAAGAAGCAAAAGCGGGAGACCTCGTTGCGGTTTCCGGGATGGAAGATATCAACGTTGGTGAAACGGTATGTCCTGTAGACCATCAAGATCCGCTTCCGGTCCTTCGCATTGATGAGCCGACACTTCAAATGACATTTGTCGTGAATAACAGTCCGTTTGCAGGCCGTGAAGGCAAATATGTAACGGCCCGCAAAATCGAAGAGCGTCTTCAATCACAGCTTCAGACGGATGTGAGCTTGCGTGTTGAGCCAACAGCTTCTCCTGATGCTTGGGTTGTTTCAGGACGCGGTGAGCTGCACTTGTCAATTTTAATTGAAAATATGCGTCGTGAGGGCTATGAGCTTCAAGTGTCAAAACCTGAAGTTATTATCAAAGAAATCGACGGCGTACGCTGTGAGCCTGTTGAACGTGTGCAAATTGATGTTCCTGAAGAGCATACTGGCTCTGTAATGGAATCAATGGGTGCCCGCAAAGGCGAAATGGTTGATATGATCAACAACGGAAACGGCCAAGTCCGTCTCATCTTTACAGTTCCTTCCCGCGGATTGATCGGTTACTCTACAGAATTCCTATCATTAACACGCGGATTCGGTATTTTGAACCATACGTTTGACAGCTACCAGCCGATGCAGGCAGGCCAAGTCGGCGGACGCCGTCAAGGTGTACTTGTGTCAATGGAAAACGGAAAAGCAACATCATACGGTATTCAAGGAATTGAAGACCGCGGTGTCATCTTCGTTGAGCCGGGTACTGAAGTATACGAAGGAATGATCGTTGGAGAGCATAACCGTGACAACGACCTTGTTGTTAACGTCAGCAAAATGAAACAGCAAACAAACGTCCGTTCTGCGACAAAGGATCAGACAACTACAATTAAAAAAGCGCGCATCATGTCTCTTGAGGAGTCTCTAGAGTACTTAAACGAAGATGAATATTGTGAAGTAACACCTGAATCCATCCGTTTAAGAAAGAAGATCCTCAATAAGAACGAACGTGAAAAAGCAGCTAAAAAGAAAAAAACAGCAGGATTGTCTTAATCTCGTGCAGAATTTGAAAAGATAGAACCCGTACGTTTACAGGGGAGGGAATCTTTTTGAATGACGTAAGCGAACGCCTGTCGTTCTTCGCCGCTCTATATCAAGTAGACCGGCAGCCTGCGGCAGGCATGTGGCTGCTGTACGGCACGATTTTTGTGTTGGCCGTTATTGTATTTAAGCTTGGATTTGCTAAACGGCTTCCTGTATTAAAATCTGCAGTGGTGTATGTATTTTTGGCTTTGGGCTGCACTGTTTTGACTTTTTTAGGGGTGTTTTTGCCCGTGGCAGAAGGATTGGTCGTCGCTGCGCTGATTTTAATCATTTACAAAATCCGGCTGTATCAGTCGAAAAAAGGACAGTCTGCAAAATCATAAAAGACTCAGCTGAAAGCTGAGTCTTTTTTGTGTTCTGTATGGTTAAGCGGCCGCTTTATTTTTTGACTTTTTCTTTTTTCTGCTGTCCCGGGTGAAAAGTAAATTTTCCCGTTTTCAGCCGTTCCTCTGTTTTTTTGGCAATCCGATCGTGGCATTCCTGGCACATATATGTATGGATCGGGCGGTTTCGAAGCCGTTTCGCGATCAGGGTATCATCATCAATTGTTTCAATTTTATCGCAAATAGAACATTTGACCCTCATCATATCACCTCTTTCACTAACATGTATTATACCACGGATCAGAAGCTGTCCAAAATAAGAAAAAGC from Bacillus subtilis subsp. subtilis str. 168 encodes the following:
- the ylaE gene encoding hypothetical protein (Evidence 3: Putative function from multiple computational evidences; Product type f: factor), which codes for MKKTFVKKAMLTTAAMTSAALLTFGPDAASAKTPVDNTAVQLQHQASTNEDLNTFIDILNQCIYEQDGVYYFDSEKAVELGMTKEEAQVIATLWESTSEFFSIVSQCVYLEDGNYKFDTEKAVELGFTEKEALALEQFFSAVSLKIHILQAAIVLQDDVYSYDKDAALQAGATPLQADVYEKLFSALSQEQLAAIYDMIHPQA
- the ylaF gene encoding hypothetical protein (Evidence 4: Unknown function but conserved in other organisms), producing MKKMNWLLLLFAFAAVFSIMLIGVFIAEKSPAGIIASIVLVCAVMGGGFTLKKKMREQGLLD
- the bipA gene encoding ribosome-associated GTPase (Evidence 2a: Function from experimental evidences in other organisms; PubMedId: 11683274, 12399512, 9642082, 25135187, 26283392; Product type e: enzyme) — encoded protein: MKLRNDLRNIAIIAHVDHGKTTLVDQLLHQAGTFRANEQVAERAMDSNDLERERGITILAKNTAINYKDTRINILDTPGHADFGGEVERIMKMVDGVVLVVDAYEGCMPQTRFVLKKALEQNLNPVVVVNKIDRDFARPEEVIDEVLDLFIELDANEEQLEFPVVYASAINGTASLDPKQQDENMEALYETIIKHVPAPVDNAEEPLQFQVALLDYNDYVGRIGIGRVFRGTMKVGQQVSLMKLDGTAKSFRVTKIFGFQGLKRVEIEEAKAGDLVAVSGMEDINVGETVCPVDHQDPLPVLRIDEPTLQMTFVVNNSPFAGREGKYVTARKIEERLQSQLQTDVSLRVEPTASPDAWVVSGRGELHLSILIENMRREGYELQVSKPEVIIKEIDGVRCEPVERVQIDVPEEHTGSVMESMGARKGEMVDMINNGNGQVRLIFTVPSRGLIGYSTEFLSLTRGFGILNHTFDSYQPMQAGQVGGRRQGVLVSMENGKATSYGIQGIEDRGVIFVEPGTEVYEGMIVGEHNRDNDLVVNVSKMKQQTNVRSATKDQTTTIKKARIMSLEESLEYLNEDEYCEVTPESIRLRKKILNKNEREKAAKKKKTAGLS
- the ylaH gene encoding conserved membrane protein of unkown function (Evidence 4: Unknown function but conserved in other organisms), with protein sequence MNDVSERLSFFAALYQVDRQPAAGMWLLYGTIFVLAVIVFKLGFAKRLPVLKSAVVYVFLALGCTVLTFLGVFLPVAEGLVVAALILIIYKIRLYQSKKGQSAKS
- the ylaI gene encoding hypothetical protein (Evidence 4: Unknown function but conserved in other organisms), with the translated sequence MMRVKCSICDKIETIDDDTLIAKRLRNRPIHTYMCQECHDRIAKKTEERLKTGKFTFHPGQQKKEKVKK